A part of Tigriopus californicus strain San Diego chromosome 10, Tcal_SD_v2.1, whole genome shotgun sequence genomic DNA contains:
- the LOC131887708 gene encoding zinc finger protein 184-like encodes MDFLVQLLDRLKTPKESLSLIHVVVQNWVIFHRDTFDHLDEDGDPYLNQVFLIDVSCGRYIHRAQGHKVDHGTTFDVDVLEDKLTEVFLRTKVCPGFPIRQVTDSSKSSKVVDLPYKRRISRACQYYWKVEEDAHPSLTCPPCANAWQEITAKNSQFDVLANIMDHVLDQDAASENALKLDGETENNLEGDEELDGALEDYEDGALDDYELDQDSWPPQSPKIVKKMEVEKRTRKAKTRPEVESTGKIYKCSKCSECFSSQALLVKHRRALKRKRRAQRKVGCVECKNNDIATFKQLIEHVALMHPDKVGEYEKYLPKEQDIDMMKEPLKCSICDLVSNGSVMNFRHRETYHDLGDYVCSECQEPCLTYYDMMVHNYQKHGRAMDHIPPSSFALETTTTEDGKIGFKKSKLMCQVCLKIYKKDFGLITHMRTKHSWGMFNCKPCGESCHYSKDISAHVVNFHGDNPEVECPNCLEVFNLQGDSTAFEAHYQTCLPSSSEKGPFQCQYCGKEYAFKQTLDAHIKMHQGIIRFKCGYCEYGSNHKHVLAEHEKMHLRKLGLSTEVPDENQIHQCDKCGKQFGNRRQVNKHIRVIHKGIKPTFQCKECGEFLKHSAALYKHKRERHGFVSKSSKP; translated from the coding sequence ATGGATTTCCTGGTCCAACTCCTGGACAGGCTCAAGACTCCGAAGGAATCGCTGAGTTTGATCCACGTCGTGGTGCAAAATTGGGTCATTTTCCATCGAGACACCTTTGACCATCTGGACGAAGATGGAGATCCCTACTTAAATCAGGTTTTCCTGATCGACGTCTCTTGTGGGCGGTACATTCATCGAGCTCAAGGCCACAAGGTGGATCATGGAACCACTTTTGATGTAGACGTCCTAGAAGACAAATTAACTGAAGTGTTTCTGAGGACCAAAGTCTGTCCGGGATTTCCCATCCGACAAGTGACAGATTCGAGCAAGTCTTCGAAAGTTGTGGACTTGCCTTACAAGAGGCGTATTTCGAGGGCGTGTCAGTATTACTGGAAGGTAGAGGAGGATGCTCATCCTTCGCTCACTTGTCCACCTTGTGCCAATGCTTGGCAAGAGATCACTGCCAAGAATTCCCAATTCGACGTTTTAGCAAATATTATGGATCACGTTCTGGACCAAGATGCGGCTTCTGAGAACGCCCTCAAGTTGGATGGCGAAACTGAGAACAATCTTGAGGGCGATGAGGAACTGGATGGTGCATTGGAAGATTATGAAGACGGAGCTCTGGATGATTACGAGCTTGACCAAGACTCCTGGCCCCCTCAGAGCccaaaaattgtgaaaaagatGGAAGTGGAGAAGAGGACCCGTAAAGCTAAGACGAGACCTGAGGTGGAAAGTACGGGCAAGATCTATAAATGTAGTAAATGCTCAGAATGCTTCTCATCTCAAGCCTTATTGGTGAAACACCGACGAGCATTGAAACGAAAGAGAAGAGCTCAAAGGAAAGTCGGTTGTGTGGAGTGCAAGAATAACGATATCGCCACTTTTAAGCAGTTAATCGAGCATGTGGCCTTGATGCATCCCGACAAAGTTGGTGAATATGagaaatatttgccaaaagaaCAAGATATTGATATGATGAAAGAACCTCTCAAGTGCTCGATTTGTGATCTGGTCAGCAATGGGAGTGTCATGAACTTCAGACATCGAGAGACGTATCACGATCTCGGTGATTATGTGTGCAGTGAGTGTCAAGAGCCGTGTTTAACTTACTATGATATGATGGTGCATAATTACCAAAAGCATGGGAGGGCCATGGATCATATTCCGCCCAGCTCCTTTGCTTTGGAGACCACTACCACCGAGGACGGCAAGATTGGGTTTAAGAAATCCAAGTTGATGTGTCAAGTGTGCTTGAAGATCTACAAGAAAGACTTCGGACTCATTACCCATATGCGTACCAAGCATTCCTGGGGCATGTTCAATTGCAAACCTTGTGGGGAGTCCTGCCATTACTCCAAAGACATCTCCGCCCACGTGGTCAACTTCCACGGTGACAATCCAGAAGTGGAGTGTCCCAATTGTTTGGAAGTGTTTAACCTCCAAGGTGATTCGACCGCATTTGAAGCCCACTATCAAACATGTCTGCCCAGTTCCAGTGAGAAAGGACCGTTTCAATGTCAGTATTGTGGCAAAGAGTACGCATTTAAACAGACTTTGGATGCCCACATCAAGATGCACCAGGGTATTATCCGCTTCAAATGTGGCTATTGTGAGTATGGGTCGAATCATAAACACGTGTTGGCCGAACACGAAAAGATGCATCTCCGTAAGTTGGGCCTGTCCACGGAAGTCCCGGACGAGAATCAGATTCATCAGTGCGATAAGTGTGGAAAACAATTTGGGAACCGACGACAAGTGAATAAGCATATTCGAGTGATTCATAAAGGTATCAAGCCCACTTTTCAATGCAAGGAATGCGGCGAGTTTCTCAAACATTCTGCGGCTTTGTACAAGCACAAGCGGGAACGTCACGGATTTGTCTCGAAGTCCTCAAAACCATGA